The following are encoded in a window of Numida meleagris isolate 19003 breed g44 Domestic line chromosome 13, NumMel1.0, whole genome shotgun sequence genomic DNA:
- the UBALD1 gene encoding UBA-like domain-containing protein 1, whose translation MDELKHQVMINQFVLAAGCAADQAKQLLQAAHWQFETALSAFFQETNIPYSHHHQMMCTPANTPATPPNFPDALTMFSRLKASESFNSSSPVASMATSPPPPAPPLPQYGAFNPAWPAASPPGQQQSMWTPTPPAQPAGWPAAVSQQATAEQKANVTMEAER comes from the exons ATGGACGAGCTCAAGCACCAGGTGATGATCAACCAATTCGTGCTGGCGGCCGGCTGCGCCGCCGACCAggccaagcagctgctgcaggcggCACATTGGCAGTTCGAG actgcgCTCAGTGCTTTTTTCCAAGAAACAAACATCCCCTACAGCCACCACCATCAGATG ATGTGCACTCCTGCCAACACACCAGCCACGCCGCCCAACTTCCCCGACGCCCTCACCATGTTCTCCCGCCTCAAGGCCTCCGAGAGcttcaacagcagcagccccgtgGCCTCCATGGCGACATCCCcgccgcccccagccccaccgcTGCCCCAGTACGGGGCCTTCAACCCCGCCTGGCCCGCGGCCTCGCCCCCcggccagcagcagagcatgtGGACTCCAACCCCCCCAGCGCAGCCCGCGGGCTGGCCCGCCGCCGTCTCCCAGCAGGCCACGGCAGAACAGAAGGCCAATGTGACCATGGAGGCAGAGAGATGA